The Edaphobacter sp. 12200R-103 genome contains a region encoding:
- a CDS encoding outer membrane beta-barrel protein translates to MTSLLILILFSSATVLRAQTPIVPSTTGPQADREAEIRNLQQELKAISDRLERLEAEGAQPRAASAPSTAASAPSPVAEASAAPTFVSADAPTLSFFRGTTLNFGIDGYYGYNFNAPIGRVNLLRAYDVTSNSFNLNQVNFIVEHLPTAESRFGGRVDLQFGQATDALQGSSVNEQRPQVWRNLFQAYGSYLAPLGSGLQLDFGKFASSLGNEGNYSKDQIAYSRAYSFNYLPFYHVGLRANYNITPKVNFTYWLVNGANDTEDLNGFKSQGFLFALKPTSSLTWNINYYFGQEARDVQSTLNPSAPASPTQPGLPTTNISPAPAGREHIFDTYATWQATSKLTLIGEADYVLNRSVSEQSPARVAIGGFTAKYALARNWTIGARTEYFDDRGGLFSGTTQALKEATVVLDHSFAPGFIGRAEYRRDWSNQRFFLSDTAGSLMHAQTTATLGLMYWWGTKQGSW, encoded by the coding sequence ATGACATCTCTGCTCATCCTGATCCTGTTCAGTTCTGCCACTGTGCTTCGCGCGCAAACACCGATCGTCCCGTCTACAACGGGACCGCAGGCAGATCGCGAAGCTGAGATTCGGAATCTTCAGCAGGAACTCAAAGCAATCTCAGACCGTCTTGAACGGCTGGAGGCTGAGGGCGCTCAGCCGAGAGCAGCCAGTGCACCCTCCACAGCAGCATCTGCTCCGAGTCCAGTTGCAGAAGCTTCGGCGGCCCCAACGTTCGTCTCAGCTGATGCTCCTACCCTGTCTTTCTTCCGTGGAACCACCCTCAACTTCGGTATCGATGGCTATTACGGCTACAACTTCAACGCACCCATCGGTCGCGTCAATTTGCTGCGCGCCTACGATGTCACAAGTAACAGCTTCAATCTCAATCAGGTGAACTTTATTGTGGAGCACCTGCCCACGGCGGAGAGCCGCTTCGGTGGACGCGTCGATCTTCAGTTCGGCCAGGCAACCGATGCGCTGCAAGGGTCCAGCGTCAACGAGCAGCGTCCGCAGGTATGGCGAAACCTCTTCCAGGCTTATGGTTCCTACCTCGCGCCCCTAGGCTCCGGTCTTCAATTGGATTTTGGAAAATTTGCAAGCTCCTTAGGAAACGAGGGCAATTACAGCAAAGACCAGATTGCCTACTCACGTGCTTACAGCTTCAATTACCTGCCCTTTTATCACGTGGGTCTTCGTGCCAACTACAACATCACGCCAAAGGTGAACTTCACCTATTGGCTGGTGAATGGAGCCAATGATACCGAGGACCTGAACGGATTCAAGTCGCAAGGTTTCCTCTTTGCCCTCAAGCCGACCTCCTCGTTGACCTGGAACATCAACTACTACTTCGGGCAAGAAGCGCGCGACGTTCAGTCAACACTGAACCCAAGCGCACCGGCTTCACCGACTCAGCCAGGACTGCCTACGACAAACATCTCTCCTGCTCCGGCCGGGCGCGAGCACATCTTCGACACGTATGCAACGTGGCAGGCCACCTCTAAGCTCACACTGATCGGCGAAGCGGATTACGTTCTCAACCGATCGGTGAGCGAGCAGTCGCCAGCACGCGTAGCGATCGGCGGTTTCACTGCGAAGTATGCTTTAGCGCGCAACTGGACCATTGGCGCTCGCACGGAGTACTTTGACGATCGCGGCGGCCTGTTCAGTGGCACTACGCAAGCACTCAAGGAAGCAACCGTCGTATTGGATCACAGCTTCGCTCCTGGATTTATTGGCCGCGCTGAATATCGTCGCGACTGGTCCAATCAGCGCTTCTTCTTGAGCGATACCGCGGGCTCGTTAATGCATGCACAAACCACCGCAACTCTCGGTCTCATGTACTGGTGGGGCACCAAGCAAGGCAGTTGGTAA
- a CDS encoding response regulator transcription factor yields the protein MNYVRCPGLSMKILIVDDNATIRRLIRHAVREIAEEIRECTDGNLALSAYADFQPDIVLMDIRMPGTDGLIATRQLKGKYPSARIFIVTDYDDDEMRNAARDAGASGYALKQNLTSLEDLILGQ from the coding sequence ATGAACTATGTTCGCTGCCCAGGTCTGTCGATGAAGATTTTGATTGTAGATGACAATGCAACAATAAGGCGGCTGATACGTCATGCTGTCCGCGAGATTGCAGAAGAAATACGTGAATGCACCGATGGCAATCTAGCACTTTCTGCATATGCTGACTTTCAACCCGATATCGTGCTGATGGATATACGAATGCCAGGAACAGACGGGTTGATCGCAACCAGGCAGCTGAAAGGCAAGTATCCCTCTGCCCGAATCTTTATCGTCACTGACTACGACGACGATGAAATGCGCAATGCTGCGCGAGACGCGGGAGCTTCTGGATATGCGTTGAAGCAGAACCTGACCAGCCTCGAGGACCTTATCCTCGGCCAATAG
- a CDS encoding DNA methyltransferase — MLDAFCGSGSTCAAALLTGRKYIGVEMDDAYYQLASKRLTRVRQRAAARRLSSVYEQFLPRPLTAL; from the coding sequence GTGCTCGACGCGTTCTGCGGCAGTGGATCGACCTGCGCAGCAGCACTTCTTACGGGACGCAAATATATCGGCGTAGAAATGGACGATGCTTATTACCAGCTTGCCAGCAAGCGCCTGACAAGAGTTCGCCAGAGAGCCGCCGCAAGGCGACTCTCATCGGTTTATGAGCAGTTTCTTCCCAGGCCGCTCACAGCTCTCTGA
- the kdpA gene encoding potassium-transporting ATPase subunit KdpA encodes MTLNGWLQIALFITTILLAAKPMGSYMTAVFERRKTFLDPILNPCERLLYRLTGIDPDEEMRWTQYAVAMLVFSAVTLLLTYVVERLQAYLPWNPQHLPAVESSLALNTAISFTTNTNWQSYTPESTMSYLTQMLGLATHNFWSAAVGMALAIAFVRGIARREMKTIGNFWVDLTRGTLWVLLPISIVLSLALVTQGVVQNLKPYDSVKLVEPQTVTGSDGKTSTVTTQTIAQGPVASQEAIKMLGTNGGGFFNANSAHPFENPTPLSNFLQMVAIFLLPAGLCITLGQMVKSPKHGWAVLGAMVVLWFAGTFTAYWAESHGNPLLHNVDAKVSQLQSGGNMEGKEVRFGIANSALFAAVTTDASCGAVNSMHDSYTPLGGLIPLTNMLLGEVVFGGVGAGLYGMLVFVVMSVFIAGLMVGRTPEYLGKKIESFDVQMAMLYLLIFPLIILGFTSISVLMPNLGLGSLTNHGPHGLSEILYAYTSATANNGSAFAGLSANTHWYNYSLGTAMFFGRFMMMIPMLAIAGNLAGKKIVPMSSGTFPVTTPLFTTLLTAVILVVGALTFFPVLSLGPVLEHLLMRAGQLF; translated from the coding sequence ATGACTCTGAACGGTTGGCTCCAAATTGCTCTCTTTATCACGACGATCCTGCTCGCGGCTAAGCCCATGGGCAGCTATATGACTGCGGTCTTCGAGCGCCGGAAGACCTTCCTTGATCCCATCTTGAATCCATGCGAGCGCCTGCTTTATCGTCTCACTGGCATCGATCCGGATGAGGAGATGCGCTGGACACAATATGCCGTGGCTATGCTTGTCTTCAGCGCAGTTACCTTGCTGCTAACCTACGTCGTCGAAAGGCTGCAGGCGTATCTTCCCTGGAATCCTCAACACCTGCCCGCCGTCGAGTCCTCCCTTGCGTTGAATACCGCGATCTCGTTCACGACAAACACGAACTGGCAGTCGTACACCCCTGAATCCACCATGAGTTATCTGACCCAGATGCTGGGATTAGCAACCCACAACTTCTGGTCGGCCGCGGTGGGCATGGCTCTCGCAATCGCGTTCGTGCGGGGAATCGCACGCCGGGAGATGAAGACGATCGGCAACTTCTGGGTCGATCTGACGCGCGGCACCTTGTGGGTCCTGCTTCCTATTTCTATCGTCCTCTCTCTTGCTCTTGTTACTCAAGGAGTCGTCCAAAATCTAAAACCGTACGACTCGGTGAAACTTGTTGAGCCGCAGACCGTGACGGGCAGCGATGGGAAGACCTCCACGGTCACGACTCAAACGATCGCACAAGGGCCGGTCGCCTCGCAGGAGGCGATCAAGATGCTGGGAACGAACGGCGGCGGTTTTTTCAACGCGAATAGCGCCCATCCGTTCGAAAATCCCACACCACTATCCAACTTCCTACAAATGGTGGCCATCTTTCTGCTTCCGGCCGGTCTCTGTATCACGCTGGGCCAGATGGTCAAGTCACCGAAGCACGGCTGGGCTGTTCTTGGTGCGATGGTCGTGTTATGGTTCGCCGGAACCTTTACAGCCTATTGGGCTGAATCACACGGCAATCCACTGCTCCATAACGTGGATGCAAAGGTGTCGCAGTTGCAATCCGGCGGCAACATGGAAGGCAAGGAAGTTCGTTTCGGCATTGCAAATTCCGCGCTCTTTGCCGCTGTCACCACAGACGCGAGCTGCGGCGCGGTTAACAGCATGCACGACAGCTATACGCCGCTCGGGGGCTTGATTCCATTGACCAACATGCTCCTGGGAGAAGTCGTCTTCGGTGGCGTGGGTGCCGGCCTCTACGGCATGCTGGTCTTTGTCGTAATGTCCGTATTCATTGCGGGTCTCATGGTCGGTCGAACGCCGGAATACCTGGGCAAAAAGATCGAATCCTTCGACGTGCAGATGGCAATGCTGTACCTTCTCATCTTCCCGTTGATCATTCTTGGCTTTACTTCCATCTCAGTCCTGATGCCGAATCTCGGCCTCGGCAGCCTTACCAATCATGGACCGCATGGCCTGAGCGAGATTCTTTACGCCTACACTTCCGCCACCGCCAACAACGGATCCGCCTTCGCGGGCCTGAGTGCCAACACACATTGGTACAACTACTCGCTTGGCACGGCCATGTTCTTCGGACGTTTCATGATGATGATTCCGATGCTGGCCATTGCCGGAAATCTCGCCGGCAAGAAGATCGTACCCATGTCTTCCGGAACATTCCCGGTTACAACACCGCTGTTCACCACCTTGTTGACCGCTGTGATTCTGGTTGTAGGCGCGCTCACATTCTTCCCCGTTCTTTCTCTCGGCCCGGTGCTGGAACACCTTTTGATGCGGGCCGGCCAACTGTTCTAG
- a CDS encoding response regulator transcription factor: MKRILVVDDERQITTILRTSLQNSGYLVDTAKNGLEAFQKFEADPPDLIITDLSMPEMNGLELTQAVRRLAATPIIVLSVRDTDTMKVTALDEGADDYLTKPFSMNELLARVRAQLRRNGTETLTENELRGGDFEIDLAGHRATLCGTELHLTPKEFELLALLLKNAGRVMTHKVLLRHIWGPAGDSQPEYIRVLIGQLRKKLDRGTGTRYIQSEPWIGYRLIPEGTTRSTD; encoded by the coding sequence TTGAAACGGATTCTGGTTGTCGATGATGAGCGGCAGATTACGACGATCCTTCGCACCTCTTTGCAAAATAGCGGCTACCTGGTGGACACGGCAAAGAACGGATTAGAGGCATTTCAAAAGTTCGAGGCAGATCCTCCGGATCTGATTATCACGGACCTTTCGATGCCGGAGATGAATGGCCTTGAATTGACGCAGGCAGTGCGTCGCCTCGCAGCAACGCCGATCATTGTCCTGAGCGTGCGCGATACCGACACCATGAAGGTCACAGCGTTGGATGAAGGCGCGGATGACTATCTCACAAAGCCGTTCAGCATGAATGAACTGCTGGCCCGGGTGCGCGCACAGCTGCGACGCAATGGAACCGAGACTCTGACGGAAAATGAGTTACGCGGTGGAGACTTCGAGATCGATCTCGCTGGGCATCGCGCCACCTTATGCGGAACCGAGCTCCATCTCACACCAAAAGAGTTTGAACTGCTGGCTCTTCTCTTGAAGAATGCTGGAAGAGTGATGACCCATAAGGTCCTGTTGCGCCATATCTGGGGACCGGCAGGAGACTCGCAACCGGAATACATCCGGGTGCTGATCGGACAACTTCGCAAGAAGCTGGATCGGGGCACAGGGACGCGGTACATTCAGAGCGAACCCTGGATTGGGTATCGACTCATCCCTGAGGGTACCACCCGCTCCACAGATTAA
- the kdpC gene encoding potassium-transporting ATPase subunit KdpC: MKLIRIACIYTFVTALLLGIVYPLAITGIAQLTMRDKANGQLIARNGETIGSAIIGQPFKGSGYFHSRPSAAGTGYDASASSGSNYAPTNKTLIDRVSASIQSESNGALVPIDLVTASGSGLDPDISPAAAYYQAPRIARERHMSEEAVEALISLYIQPRQFGLLGEPRVNVLALNLALAEANPNARK, encoded by the coding sequence GTGAAACTCATTCGCATCGCCTGTATCTATACATTCGTTACAGCTCTTCTTCTCGGCATCGTCTATCCTCTCGCCATAACAGGCATAGCCCAGCTCACCATGCGAGACAAGGCGAATGGACAGTTAATTGCCCGGAATGGCGAGACCATCGGGTCCGCGATCATCGGCCAACCCTTCAAGGGCTCCGGCTACTTTCATAGCCGTCCTTCTGCCGCCGGCACAGGCTATGACGCTTCCGCTTCCTCTGGATCGAACTATGCCCCTACTAACAAAACGCTTATTGACAGGGTCTCCGCTAGCATACAGAGTGAATCGAACGGAGCACTTGTTCCGATCGATCTGGTCACCGCTTCAGGGTCAGGCCTGGACCCAGACATCAGCCCTGCTGCCGCTTACTACCAGGCACCGCGCATCGCTAGGGAGCGCCATATGAGTGAAGAAGCAGTCGAAGCCCTGATCTCGCTGTACATACAGCCTCGCCAGTTCGGACTGCTCGGAGAACCACGTGTAAATGTTCTCGCTCTCAATCTAGCATTAGCTGAAGCAAACCCCAATGCCAGAAAATAA
- the kdpF gene encoding K(+)-transporting ATPase subunit F, with amino-acid sequence MVYLVCALLRPEKF; translated from the coding sequence ATGGTTTACCTCGTTTGTGCTCTTTTGCGCCCGGAGAAATTCTGA
- a CDS encoding response regulator transcription factor, which translates to MSDPIRLLLADDHPVVRRGLKASIEEDDSLVVVAEASDGNEALCKIVEYKPDVAVLDIDMPGLNGLGVAREATAQDLGTRIIFMTFHADEDLMRTAMDAGGKGYLLKGSETEEVTAAIHAVHTGRTYIGSTMAAILLKQSSDGSGGGLALDISALTPTEKKILRLIADGLSSKEIGDELSVHYRTVENHRTNMCRKLNIEGANALARFALQHRAALHERLH; encoded by the coding sequence ATGAGCGATCCCATTCGTCTGCTGCTGGCTGACGATCATCCGGTTGTACGGCGCGGGTTGAAGGCATCCATCGAAGAAGACGATTCGCTTGTTGTTGTGGCTGAAGCGTCTGATGGTAATGAGGCTCTATGTAAGATCGTCGAATACAAACCTGATGTAGCCGTCCTCGACATCGATATGCCTGGACTCAATGGACTCGGCGTCGCGCGCGAAGCGACAGCGCAAGATCTAGGAACTCGGATTATCTTTATGACCTTTCACGCCGATGAAGATCTGATGCGTACAGCCATGGATGCCGGTGGAAAGGGGTATTTGCTAAAAGGTAGCGAGACGGAAGAGGTCACCGCAGCAATTCATGCGGTTCATACGGGCCGCACCTATATCGGCTCGACGATGGCAGCGATTCTGCTTAAACAGAGCTCTGATGGAAGTGGCGGCGGTCTAGCTCTCGATATCAGTGCTCTCACCCCTACCGAGAAGAAGATCCTGCGCCTCATCGCCGATGGCCTTTCCAGCAAGGAAATCGGAGACGAACTCTCCGTTCACTACCGTACCGTAGAGAACCACCGCACAAACATGTGTCGGAAGCTGAATATAGAAGGGGCTAATGCTTTGGCCCGGTTCGCACTGCAGCATCGCGCTGCGTTACACGAACGTCTGCACTAA
- the kdpB gene encoding potassium-transporting ATPase subunit KdpB, producing MSRAAVDALVKLNPRLMMKNPVMFVVEFGSVLTTVLLIVNLITSEGHFRFNLQITLWLWFTVLFANFAEAMAEGRGKAQADALRQAKSETTAHRIGKSGSVEEVPSSHLRVGDVVRVTAGQMIPGDGEVVDGAASVDESAITGESAPVIREAGGDRSAVTGGTRVLSDILTIRITSNPGETFLDRMIALVEGAERQKTPNEIALNILLAGLTIIFLLAVVTLQPFAFYSGAPQTVFVLVSLLVCLIPTTIGGLLSAIGIAGMDRLVQHNVLATSGRAVEAAGDVNTLLLDKTGTITIGNRQAAEFFPAPGVTAEQLADASQLSSLSDETPEGRSIVVLAKEQYNLRGRELGQLHAEFVPFSATTRMSGIEVDGRSIRKGAEDAIALHLKAYGSSIPGAVHATVEEIAHKGGTPLVVAENGRALGVIYLKDVVKGGMKERFEHLRAMGIRTIMITGDNPLTAAAIAREAGVDDFLAEAKPKDKMDLIKREQAEGKLVAMTGDGTNDAPALAQADVGVAMNTGTQAAKEAGNMVDLDSNPTKLIEIVGIGKQLLMTRGALTTFSISNDVAKYFAIIPAMFAGVFPVLNALNIMHLHNAQSAVLSAVIFNALIIVGLIPLALRGVNYRPMSAASLLKRNLTIYGLGGIIVPFIGIKVLDMLIVALHLA from the coding sequence ATGAGTCGTGCAGCTGTGGATGCATTGGTTAAACTCAACCCGCGCCTCATGATGAAAAATCCGGTGATGTTCGTCGTCGAGTTCGGGAGCGTCCTGACGACAGTTCTCCTCATCGTCAACCTGATTACGTCCGAAGGCCACTTCCGCTTCAATCTGCAGATCACCCTGTGGCTTTGGTTCACTGTCTTGTTTGCGAACTTCGCAGAAGCAATGGCGGAAGGTCGCGGCAAGGCTCAAGCCGATGCCCTGCGCCAGGCCAAATCGGAGACGACGGCGCACCGCATCGGCAAGTCCGGGTCCGTGGAAGAGGTACCGAGCTCACATCTCCGGGTCGGCGATGTTGTTCGGGTTACAGCAGGGCAGATGATTCCTGGCGATGGTGAAGTCGTAGATGGCGCAGCGTCTGTCGACGAATCAGCGATCACCGGAGAATCCGCGCCTGTGATCCGCGAAGCCGGTGGCGACCGCTCTGCCGTAACGGGTGGCACACGAGTGCTCTCTGACATTCTCACCATCCGCATTACTTCGAATCCAGGTGAGACCTTTCTTGACCGCATGATCGCGCTCGTCGAAGGAGCAGAACGTCAGAAGACTCCAAACGAAATCGCACTGAATATTTTGCTGGCTGGGCTCACGATTATCTTTCTGCTTGCGGTTGTCACGCTGCAGCCCTTTGCTTTCTACTCCGGCGCTCCACAGACGGTCTTTGTTCTGGTTTCTCTGCTGGTCTGCCTCATTCCAACAACCATAGGAGGTCTGCTGTCGGCGATCGGTATCGCAGGCATGGACAGGTTGGTTCAACACAACGTTCTTGCAACCTCTGGTCGTGCGGTCGAGGCGGCCGGCGATGTGAATACACTTCTGCTGGATAAAACCGGGACGATCACCATCGGAAATCGACAGGCCGCAGAGTTCTTTCCAGCGCCAGGAGTCACCGCAGAACAACTCGCGGACGCCTCTCAGCTCTCATCGCTCTCCGACGAGACACCTGAGGGACGGTCCATCGTCGTACTCGCAAAAGAACAATATAATCTGCGCGGACGTGAGCTCGGCCAATTGCATGCAGAGTTTGTACCGTTCTCCGCGACAACACGCATGAGCGGCATCGAGGTGGATGGGCGTTCGATTCGCAAGGGCGCGGAGGACGCGATTGCCCTCCATCTTAAAGCATACGGTTCTTCGATCCCCGGTGCCGTCCACGCCACCGTAGAGGAGATCGCCCATAAAGGAGGAACTCCCCTGGTTGTTGCTGAAAACGGCCGCGCGCTTGGAGTGATTTATCTCAAGGACGTGGTCAAGGGAGGCATGAAAGAACGTTTCGAGCATCTTCGTGCCATGGGCATCCGCACCATTATGATCACAGGCGACAATCCCTTGACCGCCGCAGCGATCGCGCGAGAGGCTGGTGTGGACGACTTTCTTGCCGAGGCCAAGCCCAAAGACAAGATGGACCTAATCAAGCGGGAGCAAGCTGAGGGTAAGCTTGTGGCGATGACCGGAGACGGTACAAACGACGCTCCAGCACTCGCACAGGCCGACGTAGGCGTCGCCATGAATACCGGCACGCAGGCCGCGAAGGAGGCCGGCAACATGGTGGATCTGGACTCCAATCCAACCAAGCTGATAGAGATTGTTGGCATCGGCAAGCAGTTGTTGATGACTCGCGGTGCATTGACGACGTTTTCTATCTCGAACGATGTCGCGAAGTACTTCGCGATCATCCCGGCCATGTTCGCCGGCGTGTTCCCGGTGTTGAACGCTCTCAACATTATGCATCTGCATAACGCACAGTCCGCGGTTTTGTCAGCTGTGATATTCAATGCCCTCATCATTGTGGGTCTGATTCCACTGGCGCTGCGCGGCGTCAATTACAGGCCCATGTCGGCGGCTTCGCTCCTTAAACGGAACCTCACCATCTATGGCTTGGGCGGAATCATCGTGCCGTTTATTGGAATCAAGGTATTGGACATGCTCATCGTGGCACTACATCTGGCGTAG
- a CDS encoding serine hydrolase has protein sequence MTDLLSRRKMMQELLSVGTVAFVGPAKGLLAQLRRDGRPTGLETGEMNRIDQAFRRKYQIPASSIAMSRNGQIVYEHAGGMADKQQAVQAEEASLFRIASVTKPITSVAIFMLVEQGKLNLNDKVFGPSGVLGTKYGRGPYKQYVTDVTVDSLLTHTSGGWPNDSTDPMFSHDSWDYQKLIEWTIANLPLTYPPGQHWAYSNFGYCVLGRVIEAVTGQPYATWVQANVLAPCGITKMQIAANKENQRASNEVVYYGQFGENPYNMNVTRMDSHGGWIATPTDLVKFLNHVAGAPGIQALLRPATIKMMTTPAAAYDENAQAKYARGWMVRNNGAGNWWHNGSLPGSTTIMVRTATGMCWAGLTNTRSQPANEINASLDQMIWNMARCVPEWGA, from the coding sequence ATGACGGATCTACTGAGCCGAAGGAAGATGATGCAGGAGCTGCTGAGCGTGGGTACCGTGGCATTTGTGGGCCCCGCAAAGGGCCTCCTGGCGCAGCTGAGGCGTGACGGGCGCCCTACCGGGCTGGAGACAGGCGAGATGAATCGGATCGACCAGGCTTTTCGCAGGAAATATCAGATTCCAGCGAGTTCGATCGCTATGTCACGAAATGGGCAGATTGTGTACGAACACGCTGGTGGTATGGCAGACAAGCAGCAGGCGGTGCAGGCAGAGGAGGCGAGTCTTTTCCGAATTGCCAGTGTTACCAAGCCGATTACCTCTGTAGCGATCTTTATGCTGGTGGAACAGGGAAAGCTGAACCTGAACGACAAGGTCTTCGGGCCTTCCGGTGTGTTGGGGACCAAGTATGGAAGGGGTCCTTACAAGCAGTATGTGACGGACGTGACCGTCGACAGTCTACTAACGCACACATCGGGCGGCTGGCCGAACGATAGCACAGACCCTATGTTCAGCCATGATAGTTGGGATTATCAGAAGCTGATTGAATGGACGATTGCGAATCTGCCATTAACATATCCGCCGGGACAGCACTGGGCGTACTCGAACTTCGGGTATTGCGTACTGGGGCGGGTGATCGAGGCAGTAACGGGACAGCCGTATGCGACGTGGGTTCAGGCAAATGTACTGGCTCCGTGTGGGATTACGAAGATGCAGATTGCGGCAAACAAAGAGAACCAGCGGGCTTCGAATGAGGTGGTGTATTACGGGCAGTTTGGTGAGAATCCATACAACATGAACGTGACTCGGATGGACTCGCATGGCGGGTGGATCGCGACACCGACGGACCTGGTGAAGTTTCTGAACCATGTGGCTGGCGCACCAGGAATCCAGGCGCTCCTGAGGCCGGCGACGATCAAGATGATGACCACTCCCGCGGCGGCTTACGACGAGAATGCGCAGGCGAAGTATGCACGCGGTTGGATGGTGAGGAACAACGGTGCAGGCAACTGGTGGCACAACGGTAGTCTGCCGGGGTCAACGACGATTATGGTGCGGACAGCGACTGGGATGTGCTGGGCGGGTTTGACGAACACTCGCTCACAGCCCGCGAATGAGATCAATGCCTCGCTGGACCAGATGATTTGGAATATGGCGCGATGCGTTCCGGAGTGGGGAGCGTAA